The Martelella endophytica genome contains the following window.
TCAGCGCCTCCTCGGCGGCCGTGAGCGTTATCGTCTTTTGAACATTCATCGCGTCTTCTCCCGGCCTCAGGCCGCTTCGCCGATGATATCGGCGTAGCCATTGGCTTCGAGTTCGTGGGCGAGTTCCTTGCCGCCGGACTTGATGATCTGGCCCTTGTAGAGCACGTGAACCGTGTCCGGCACGATGTAATCAAGCAGACGCTGGTAGTGGGTGATGACCATGACCGAGCGATCCGGCGCTCTGAGCGCGTTGACGCCGTCGGCGACAATCTTCAGCGCGTCGATATCGAGGCCCGAGTCGGTCTCGTCCATGACGCAGAGCTTCGGCTCCAGAAGCGCCATCTGCAGGATTTCAGCGCGCTTCTTCTCACCACCGGAGAAGCCGACATTCAGCGGCCGCTTGAGCATGTCGTACTCGATCTTCAGTTCGGCCGAGGCTTCCTTGACGCGGCGCATGAAATCGGGCGTCGAAAGCTCGCCTTCGCCACGGGCCTTGCGCTGCTCGTT
Protein-coding sequences here:
- the sufC gene encoding Fe-S cluster assembly ATPase SufC: MLEIKNLHARIAEDGTEIIRGLNLTIQDGEVAAIMGPNGSGKSTLSYILAGREDYEVTEGEVIYNGENILELDAAERAAKGVFLAFQYPMEIPGVATMQFLKVAMNEQRKARGEGELSTPDFMRRVKEASAELKIEYDMLKRPLNVGFSGGEKKRAEILQMALLEPKLCVMDETDSGLDIDALKIVADGVNALRAPDRSVMVITHYQRLLDYIVPDTVHVLYKGQIIKSGGKELAHELEANGYADIIGEAA